Proteins co-encoded in one Amaranthus tricolor cultivar Red isolate AtriRed21 chromosome 7, ASM2621246v1, whole genome shotgun sequence genomic window:
- the LOC130818088 gene encoding transcription factor bHLH123 isoform X1, with the protein MAEEFCGTTNWWDSTPTNSRFDGGGGGSGSGSGGGRGGSSSTSSTTTVANNGGGPGFGWLTDGPTGLDTKMDSSSIQLVGLGLSSQAMAEWKQQSSALLRNSEKVDNSFRSMLQEGGMGLNTNFQQDTKEGELIFGRNNNNNNNNNNNNNDNSNENDNSSEIQQWREKLYQGSENSCSDFKQIGREFSLDNHQPQFSPSGSSIESTVTCQGLVAPSNFQLDSTSTSSVFGSPSSLLQGLNMGGPDQQQLNNHFQQNYFGIGVTNDYQSQLSSSWPKDPQFLRASSPKQHQLQFINNTPYWNASTPLNDMRPSFFSSLQAAQLPNMPTFEQKPKTAMEARDTSSMAKKSNSENNPKRTRDAASSTLPPFKVRKEKMGDRITALQQLVSPFGKTDTASVLSEAIDYIKFLHEQISVLSNPYLKSGGSYQHQQSNEKAKIDTNSPKQDLRSRGLCLVPVSSTFPVTHETTVDFWTPTFGGKKIIS; encoded by the exons ATGGCTGAAGAATTTTGTGGAACAACAAATTGGTGGGATTCTACACCTACTAATAGTAGGTTCGACGGCGGTGGCGGTGGCAGTGGCAGTGGCAGTGGCGGCGGTCGTGGTGGTTCTTCCTCTACTTCCTCCACCACCACGGTTGCCAACAACGGTGGTGGGCCCGGGTTCGGGTGGTTAACCGATGGGCCCACTGGACTGGACACTAAAATGGACTCTTCATCAATTCAGCTCGTAGGCCTAGGCCTTTCTTCTCAAGCCATGGCAGAGTGGAAACAACAATCAAGTGCCTTATT GAGAAATTCAGAAAAAGTTGATAATTCATTTAGGTCTATGCTACAAGAAGGTGGAATGGGTTTAAACACAAACTTTCAGCAAGATACAAAAGAAGGAGAACTTATATTTggtagaaataataataataataataataataataataataataatgataatagtaaCGAAAATGATAATTCTTCGGAAATTCAGCAATGGAGAGAAAAATTATATCAAGGTAGTGAAAATTCATGTTCGGATTTTAAACAAATAGGGCGTGAATTTTCGTTGGATAATCATCAACCGCAGTTTTCTCCGAGTGGTAGCTCGATAGAAAGCACGGTGACATGCCAAGGGTTAGTGGCGCCCTCAAATTTTCAACTCGATTCAACTTCAACTAGCTCGGTTTTTGGAAGTCCATCAAGTCTCCTACAAGGCCTAAATATGGGTGGTCCGGATCAACAACAACTTAATAAtcattttcaacaaaattattttgGTATTGGTGTTACCAATGATTATCAATCACAATTGTCATCTTCTTGGCCAAAAGATCCTCAATTTCTTAGAGCTTCTTCTCCTAAACAACATCAACTTCAATTTATCAACAATACACCCTATTGGAATGCTTCAACTCCATTAAATGATATGAGACCAAGTTTCTTTTCATCCTTGCAAGCTGCCCAATTGCCTAACATGCCTACATTTGAACAAAAACCTAAG acTGCAATGGAGGCAAGAGATACAAGTTCAATGGCGAAAAAGAGTAATTCAGAGAATAATCCTAAACGAACGAGGGACGCTGCTTCTTCAACTTTGCCACCATTTAAG GTAAGAAAAGAGAAGATGGGGGACAGAATCACTGCTCTTCAACAATTAGTTTCACCTTTCGGGAAG ACTGATACTGCCTCAGTCCTCTCTGAAGCTATTGACTATATCAAGTTTCTCCATGAACAAATAAGT GTTTTAAGCAACCCATACCTCAAAAGTGGAGGCTCCTACCAACATCAACAA agTAACGAAAAGGCAAAGATAGATACAAACAGTCCAAAGCAAGATCTAAGGAGTAGAGGATTATGCTTGGTACCCGTTTCTAGCACATTTCCTGTAACACATGAAACTACGGTAGATTTTTGGACACCTACATTTGgaggaaaaaaaatcatttcgTAG
- the LOC130818088 gene encoding transcription factor bHLH123 isoform X2, protein MAEEFCGTTNWWDSTPTNSRFDGGGGGSGSGSGGGRGGSSSTSSTTTVANNGGGPGFGWLTDGPTGLDTKMDSSSIQLVGLGLSSQAMAEWKQQSSALLRNSEKVDNSFRSMLQEGGMGLNTNFQQDTKEGELIFGRNNNNNNNNNNNNNDNSNENDNSSEIQQWREKLYQGSENSCSDFKQIGREFSLDNHQPQFSPSGSSIESTVTCQGLVAPSNFQLDSTSTSSVFGSPSSLLQGLNMGGPDQQQLNNHFQQNYFGIGVTNDYQSQLSSSWPKDPQFLRASSPKQHQLQFINNTPYWNASTPLNDMRPSFFSSLQAAQLPNMPTFEQKPKTAMEARDTSSMAKKSNSENNPKRTRDAASSTLPPFKVRKEKMGDRITALQQLVSPFGKTDTASVLSEAIDYIKFLHEQISSNEKAKIDTNSPKQDLRSRGLCLVPVSSTFPVTHETTVDFWTPTFGGKKIIS, encoded by the exons ATGGCTGAAGAATTTTGTGGAACAACAAATTGGTGGGATTCTACACCTACTAATAGTAGGTTCGACGGCGGTGGCGGTGGCAGTGGCAGTGGCAGTGGCGGCGGTCGTGGTGGTTCTTCCTCTACTTCCTCCACCACCACGGTTGCCAACAACGGTGGTGGGCCCGGGTTCGGGTGGTTAACCGATGGGCCCACTGGACTGGACACTAAAATGGACTCTTCATCAATTCAGCTCGTAGGCCTAGGCCTTTCTTCTCAAGCCATGGCAGAGTGGAAACAACAATCAAGTGCCTTATT GAGAAATTCAGAAAAAGTTGATAATTCATTTAGGTCTATGCTACAAGAAGGTGGAATGGGTTTAAACACAAACTTTCAGCAAGATACAAAAGAAGGAGAACTTATATTTggtagaaataataataataataataataataataataataataatgataatagtaaCGAAAATGATAATTCTTCGGAAATTCAGCAATGGAGAGAAAAATTATATCAAGGTAGTGAAAATTCATGTTCGGATTTTAAACAAATAGGGCGTGAATTTTCGTTGGATAATCATCAACCGCAGTTTTCTCCGAGTGGTAGCTCGATAGAAAGCACGGTGACATGCCAAGGGTTAGTGGCGCCCTCAAATTTTCAACTCGATTCAACTTCAACTAGCTCGGTTTTTGGAAGTCCATCAAGTCTCCTACAAGGCCTAAATATGGGTGGTCCGGATCAACAACAACTTAATAAtcattttcaacaaaattattttgGTATTGGTGTTACCAATGATTATCAATCACAATTGTCATCTTCTTGGCCAAAAGATCCTCAATTTCTTAGAGCTTCTTCTCCTAAACAACATCAACTTCAATTTATCAACAATACACCCTATTGGAATGCTTCAACTCCATTAAATGATATGAGACCAAGTTTCTTTTCATCCTTGCAAGCTGCCCAATTGCCTAACATGCCTACATTTGAACAAAAACCTAAG acTGCAATGGAGGCAAGAGATACAAGTTCAATGGCGAAAAAGAGTAATTCAGAGAATAATCCTAAACGAACGAGGGACGCTGCTTCTTCAACTTTGCCACCATTTAAG GTAAGAAAAGAGAAGATGGGGGACAGAATCACTGCTCTTCAACAATTAGTTTCACCTTTCGGGAAG ACTGATACTGCCTCAGTCCTCTCTGAAGCTATTGACTATATCAAGTTTCTCCATGAACAAATAAGT agTAACGAAAAGGCAAAGATAGATACAAACAGTCCAAAGCAAGATCTAAGGAGTAGAGGATTATGCTTGGTACCCGTTTCTAGCACATTTCCTGTAACACATGAAACTACGGTAGATTTTTGGACACCTACATTTGgaggaaaaaaaatcatttcgTAG